A single window of Drosophila suzukii chromosome 3, CBGP_Dsuzu_IsoJpt1.0, whole genome shotgun sequence DNA harbors:
- the LOC108013611 gene encoding glutamate receptor 1 isoform X2, with protein MYDAVFVLVEAFNKILRKKPDQFRNNVQRRSQTLMVAQAAASTSSDGYNYNASGGGGSGFGNGGAGGGFAGSDSGGSGGMASRALDCNTAKGWVNAWEHGDKISRYLRKVEIEGLTGDIKFNDDGRRVNYTLHVVEMTVNSAMVKVAEWNDDAGLQPLNAKYVRLRPHVEFEKNRTYIVTTVREEPYIMEKQPAFGEKLHGNERYEGYCKDLADLLAKELGINYELRLVKDGHYGSEKSSAHGGWDGMVGELVRKEADIAIAAMTITAERERVIDFSKPFMSLGISIMIKKPVKQTPGVFSFMNPLSQEIWVSVIFSYIGVSIVLFFVSRFSPHEWRLVQQPQQSQSPDPHAHHEQLANQQPPGIIGGAPLPAPPGPPTPGAQTAAGAAALQAALAAGSPGSGGSSSTAVNEFSVWNSFWFSLAAFMQQGCDLSPRSVSGRIAAASWFFFTLILISSYTANLAAFLTVERMVTPINSPEDLATQTEVQYGTLLHGSTWDFFRRSQIGLHNKMWEYMNSRKHNFVLTYDEGIERVRNSKGKYALLVESPKNEYVNAREPCDTMKVGRNLDTKGFGIATPLGSALKDPINLAVLTLKENGELIKLRNKWWYEKAECNPHKDGEASHSELSLSNVAGIFYILIGGLLVSVFVAILEYCFRSKDSRSASGGSGMGMGMGMGMGMGLGGVGGGSLGKANGSMMLGPSSAVPGGMPTSHQRSTLTDTMHAKAKLTIQASRDYDNGRVGYLNCASLQYYPPAQLSATPPDAGDALHMNAHGQV; from the exons ATGTACGATGCCGTTTTTGTCCTGGTGGAGGCGTTCAACAAAATCCTGCGCAAGAAGCCGGACCAGTTCCGGAACAACGTGCAGCGGCGGAGCCAGACGCTGATGGTGGCCCAGGCGGCGGCCTCGACGTCCAGCGATGGCTACAACTACAATGCCAGCGGAGGGGGTGGCAGTGGCTTCGGAAATGGTGGGGCGGGCGGTGGTTTCGCCGGCAGCGATTCCGGCGGATCCGGTGGCATGGCCTCCCGAGCACTGGACTGCAATACGGCCAAGGGCTGGGTGAATGCCTGGGAGCATGGCGATAAAATATCGCGTTATTTGAGAAAG GTGGAAATCGAGGGCCTAACCGGGGACATCAAATTCAACGATGACGGCAGACGCGTCAATTACACGCTGCACGTCGTCGAGATGACAGTAAACAGCGCCATG GTCAAGGTGGCCGAGTGGAATGACGATGCTGGCCTGCAGCCCCTAAATGCCAAGTATGTACGACTGCGTCCGCATGTGGAGTTCGAGAAAAACCGGACCTACATAGTGACCACCGTCCGGGAGGAGCCCTATATCATGGAGAAGCAGCCGGCCTTCGGGGAGAAGCTGCACGGCAACGAGCGCTACGAGGGATACTGCAAGGACCTGGCCGATCTGCTGGCCAAGGAACTGGGCATTAACT ATGAGCTGCGCCTGGTCAAGGATGGCCATTACGGCTCGGAGAAATCCAGCGCCCATGGGGGCTGGGATGGAATGGTGGGGGAGCTGGTGCGCAAG GAAGCGGATATTGCGATTGCCGCCATGACGATTACCGCCGAACGCGAACGTGTCATCGACTTCAGCAAGCCGTTCATGTCGCTGGGCATCTCTATCATGATTAAGAAGCCAGTGAAGCAGACGCCCGGCGTGTTCAGCTTCATGAATCCTTTATCGCAGGAAATTTGG GTGAGCGTCATCTTCAGCTACATCGGCGTGAGCATCGTGCTGTTCTTTGTGTCGCGCTTCTCGCCGCATGAATGGCGCCTCGTGCAACAGCCGCAGCAATCTCAGTCGCCAG ATCCGCATGCACATCACGAACAGCTTGCCAATCAGCAGCCGCCCGGCATCATCGGAGGTGCCCCCCTGCCGGCACCGCCCGGACCACCCACTCCGGGCGCCCAGACGGCAGCCGGAGCCGCTGCCCTGCAGGCCGCCCTTGCCGCCGGAAGTCCCGGATCCGGAGGCTCATCCTCCACGGCCGTGAACGAGTTCAGCGTGTGGAACTCCTTCTGGTTCTCGCTGGCCGCCTTCATGCAGCAGGGATGCGATCTGTCGCCGAGGTCCGTGTCCGGACGCATTGCAGCCGCCTCGTGGTTCTTCTTCACCCTGATACTCATCTCCTCGTACACGGCCAACCTGGCCGCCTTCCTCACCGTGGAGCGCATGGTCACGCCGATCAATTCGCCGGAGGACCTGGCCACGCAGACGGAGGTGCAGTACGGCACTCTGCTGCACGGCTCCACCTGGGACTTCTTCCGG CGCTCCCAAATCGGACTCCACAATAAGATGTGGGAGTACATGAACTCGCGGAAACACAACTTCGTGCTCACCTACGACGAGGGCATCGAACGCGTGCGCAACTCCAAGGGCAAGTACGCCCTGCTGGTGGAGTCCCCCAAGAACGAGTATGTGAACGCCCGCGAGCCCTGCGACACAATGAAAGTGGGCCGCAATCTGGATACAAAGGGATTTGGCATCGCCACGCCGCTCGGTTCGGCGCTCAA GGACCCCATCAATCTGGCCGTGCTGACGCTGAAGGAGAACGGCGAGCTGATCAAGTTGCGCAACAAATGGTGGTACGAGAAGGCGGAGTGCAACCCCCACAAGGACGGGGAGGCCTCGCACAGCGAGCTGTCGCTGAGCAATGTGGCCGGGATATTCTACATACTGATTGGCGGCCTGCTTGTCAGCGTGTTCGTGGCCATCCTGGAGTACTGCTTCCGCAGCAAGGACTCCCGCTCCGCGTCCGGCGGTTCCGGCATGGGAATGGGCATGGGCATGGGTATGGGCATGGGACTGGGTGGAGTGGGCGGCGGGAGTCTGGGCAAGGCCAATGGATCCATGATGCTGGGTCCTTCGAGCGCCGTGCCCGGCGGGATGCCGACCTCACATCAAAGGAGCACGCTGACGGACACCATGCACGCCAAGGCTAAATTGACCATTCAAGCGAGTCGCGACTATGACAATGGGCGCGTCGGG TATCTCAATTGCGCCTCGTTGCAGTACTATCCGCCCGCCCAGCTATCGGCCACGCCCCCCGACGCCGGGGACGCCCTCCACATGAACGCCCACGGGCAGGTCTGA